From the genome of Psychroserpens ponticola, one region includes:
- the lipB gene encoding lipoyl(octanoyl) transferase LipB: MNKSIKLQDLGTKDFKETWDYQEELFKGILDTKIRNRRENLNVQTDNYFLFVEHPHVYTLGKSGAISNLLLSEEQLTQKGATFYKINRGGDITYHGPGQIVGYPILDLDNFFTDIHKYLRFLEEMIILTLAEYGLKTERSPGETGVWLDVGTPFARKICAMGVRASRWVTMHGFALNVNANLGYFDNIIPCGIRGKAVTSLNVELGVEKVDESQVKEKLLKHFKTLFEADFE, translated from the coding sequence TTGAATAAAAGTATAAAACTACAAGATTTAGGGACTAAAGATTTTAAAGAGACTTGGGATTATCAAGAAGAGCTTTTCAAAGGAATTTTAGATACTAAAATCAGAAATAGAAGAGAGAATCTAAACGTACAAACTGATAATTATTTTCTATTTGTTGAGCATCCTCATGTGTATACTTTAGGGAAGAGTGGAGCTATTTCTAATTTGTTATTATCTGAAGAGCAGCTCACCCAAAAAGGAGCAACTTTCTATAAAATAAATAGAGGAGGAGACATTACATATCATGGTCCTGGACAAATAGTTGGCTATCCAATTTTAGATTTAGATAATTTCTTTACAGACATTCATAAATACCTTAGATTTTTAGAGGAAATGATTATTCTAACCTTAGCAGAATACGGTTTAAAAACAGAACGTAGTCCAGGCGAAACAGGAGTTTGGCTAGATGTTGGAACACCTTTTGCGCGTAAAATTTGTGCGATGGGAGTTCGTGCAAGCCGTTGGGTAACTATGCATGGTTTTGCACTAAATGTTAATGCTAATTTAGGTTACTTCGATAATATTATTCCGTGTGGCATTAGAGGTAAGGCAGTCACCTCTCTTAATGTTGAATTAGGTGTTGAGAAAGTTGACGAATCTCAAGTGAAAGAAAAACTTTTAAAGCATTTCAAGACGCTTTTTGAAGCTGATTTTGAATAA
- a CDS encoding YqaE/Pmp3 family membrane protein — translation MSFWRVLLAIICPPLSVLGKGCGSVFIVFLLWLCGWVPGVIAALIILNNPER, via the coding sequence ATGAGTTTTTGGAGAGTTCTTCTCGCTATTATTTGTCCACCATTATCTGTACTAGGAAAAGGATGTGGTTCTGTTTTTATTGTCTTCTTATTATGGCTTTGTGGTTGGGTTCCAGGCGTGATTGCGGCTTTGATTATTTTAAATAATCCTGAACGATAA
- a CDS encoding helix-turn-helix domain-containing protein, with the protein MRYLFLIASFIFFGNTIYAQHIFDGYIDNERWQSDVYLSVIEDYRTLDGINDEQIITKVNSDDSGYFQFKGNQLDSQQKIYKLHVDNCDTYNQSSNHFDGHCADSRDILFIAKNTDSITFPLSFEAQMFCDIISNNPKTACFIKIDSLKEEMKFAYTEFRSKANRDLNNKKWFKSLQDYGEELNEPLAELYIYTFLSDRSNQFHNYYLEDLKNNSYYDELLNRLKNQYPNSSYTKQYEAELTSDKFILSPTDETKDIFWIYVLISVTIISIALNFWLLYSAKKRKTKQHTEAKEQLTKQEQNVLDLLLSENTNKDIAETLFVSVSTVKTHVNNVYKKLNVNSRDELKSLFDK; encoded by the coding sequence GTGAGATACTTATTTTTAATAGCTTCCTTTATTTTCTTCGGAAACACCATTTACGCACAGCATATTTTTGATGGTTACATCGATAATGAACGTTGGCAAAGTGATGTATACTTATCTGTTATAGAAGATTATCGAACACTTGATGGCATTAATGATGAACAAATTATAACCAAGGTAAATTCTGATGATTCAGGCTATTTTCAGTTTAAAGGAAATCAGCTAGATTCACAACAAAAAATCTACAAACTACACGTTGATAATTGTGACACTTACAATCAGAGTAGCAATCATTTTGATGGGCATTGTGCAGATAGTAGAGACATCCTCTTCATTGCAAAAAACACAGACAGTATCACTTTCCCACTATCGTTTGAAGCACAAATGTTTTGTGATATTATTTCTAACAATCCCAAAACCGCTTGCTTTATAAAAATTGATTCTTTGAAAGAAGAAATGAAATTTGCTTATACCGAATTTAGAAGTAAGGCCAATCGAGATTTAAATAATAAAAAATGGTTCAAGTCACTTCAAGATTATGGTGAAGAATTAAATGAACCCTTAGCAGAACTATACATTTACACCTTTTTATCAGACAGAAGTAATCAATTTCATAACTACTATTTGGAAGATTTAAAGAACAATAGTTATTATGACGAGCTTTTAAACAGACTCAAGAATCAATATCCAAATTCTAGCTACACAAAACAATATGAAGCTGAATTAACTTCAGATAAATTCATCCTCTCTCCTACTGATGAAACAAAAGATATTTTCTGGATCTATGTATTAATCAGTGTCACTATAATTTCTATCGCATTAAATTTCTGGCTGCTTTATTCTGCAAAAAAAAGAAAGACTAAACAACATACTGAAGCAAAAGAGCAATTGACTAAACAAGAACAGAATGTTTTAGATCTTTTACTAAGTGAAAACACAAATAAAGACATCGCTGAAACGCTTTTTGTTAGTGTAAGTACTGTAAAAACACATGTAAATAACGTGTACAAGAAACTTAACGTCAATTCAAGAGACGAACTAAAGTCACTGTTTGACAAATAG
- a CDS encoding DUF1573 domain-containing protein, which produces MNHQVIIKKRNKTNHLISLVSLFCIMLFSCNNFGQELNSKSELGVFHFEEEIIDYGTITQNDNGVRTFKFTNRGRAPIVISKVKTTCGCTVPTYPKQAILPGESGTIDIKYATNRVGTFSKSITIISNADNAQKKLKIKGNVTAKSKIAVN; this is translated from the coding sequence ATGAATCATCAAGTAATTATTAAAAAAAGAAACAAAACAAATCATCTTATTTCACTAGTAAGCTTATTCTGCATTATGCTTTTTAGCTGTAATAATTTCGGACAAGAACTAAACTCAAAAAGTGAGCTTGGTGTTTTCCATTTTGAAGAAGAAATTATCGATTATGGCACTATTACACAAAACGACAATGGCGTAAGAACATTTAAATTCACCAATAGAGGACGCGCTCCAATTGTGATTTCAAAAGTAAAAACAACTTGCGGCTGCACAGTACCTACCTATCCTAAACAGGCGATTTTACCTGGTGAATCAGGAACTATTGACATCAAATATGCAACCAATAGAGTTGGTACATTTTCAAAATCGATTACAATAATTTCAAATGCAGATAATGCGCAGAAAAAATTAAAAATCAAAGGAAATGTCACTGCTAAGTCTAAAATAGCAGTAAACTAA
- a CDS encoding TonB-dependent receptor domain-containing protein: protein MKNLEKKSIFKSILCLFLTIPLYAQVKLNGHINDVQTNEPIPYATVILKNLEDQFVIGTTTNENGFYELNSEKGDYTIQVHFMGFKTYSSTIHLSKTLTKNINLISEELQLNEVTIIAKKTSVQQLIDKKIINVGQDILSSGGSAATVLSQLSEVNADENGSISLRGNENVQILVNGKPSPLSNAELLTQISASDIQTIEIITSPSAKYRSDGLTGILNIITTKKVKAGITLSNNASINSLGAFSGGTSLGYGKKKISYKLGLSYRKNKSNSAYQRQRFGSFPYLENSKSDYRGHVYRINTGLDWFPNKNNEISWSAQYSDNTHSSDIKGYITDVNTTQQQDLLNKHIHRTFKANGNYRHNFEKEGNFFEIDAQITSNKNTLTGLFFPNINALDNITKNKIQTTDFAFDNVNQLSEIIKLETGYLWHTRKLDNRRQLIETTTSEENYNYKYTTHALYALTHFKLKQFEIQTGLRLEFFNRNAQFKTENVNVNSNFTNLFPSIHFKYSKNDVHTFGLGFNRRTSRPRIYQINPISQQSNEFTFSKGNPNLASEFSNNIDLSYLFKMKEFSVSQTFSYQKKEQSIYRNLKISSEGVQTFSYDNYSGSDVFGIEIALTYKPLKWLDSRFNFNWNYENLNASSIDFSSDYSRNYQFTFKNDFSLNEKLNTNISWRYQGSSNGLYQKRSELQNLDFGLRHALFNNDGNLSLRVTDIFNTREYRGREFGEDFERFFSSKPSSRAIHLAFSYRFSKGNIEKRNKKERAYE, encoded by the coding sequence ATGAAAAACTTAGAAAAAAAATCAATTTTCAAGAGTATCTTATGCCTATTTTTAACGATACCTCTATATGCACAAGTTAAACTCAATGGGCATATCAATGACGTACAAACCAATGAACCTATTCCCTATGCAACAGTAATTTTAAAAAATTTAGAAGACCAATTTGTTATAGGCACAACAACCAATGAAAATGGTTTTTATGAATTAAATTCAGAAAAAGGAGATTATACAATTCAAGTCCATTTTATGGGTTTCAAAACATACTCAAGCACCATTCATTTAAGTAAAACCCTAACAAAGAACATCAATCTAATTTCAGAAGAATTACAACTTAATGAAGTGACCATTATTGCAAAAAAAACTTCGGTACAACAGTTAATCGATAAGAAAATAATAAATGTTGGTCAAGATATTCTGTCTAGTGGAGGAAGTGCTGCAACCGTTTTAAGTCAACTTTCAGAAGTGAATGCAGATGAGAATGGAAGCATTTCACTTCGTGGTAACGAAAATGTTCAAATACTTGTTAATGGAAAGCCATCTCCTTTAAGCAATGCAGAACTATTGACACAAATTTCTGCAAGTGACATTCAAACTATAGAAATTATAACGTCACCTTCAGCAAAGTATAGAAGTGATGGCTTAACAGGAATTCTAAATATCATCACCACAAAGAAAGTCAAAGCAGGAATTACATTATCTAATAATGCCTCAATTAATTCTTTAGGCGCTTTTTCAGGTGGCACATCGTTAGGCTATGGAAAGAAAAAAATAAGTTACAAATTGGGTTTGAGCTATAGAAAAAACAAGTCTAATTCAGCATATCAACGACAGCGATTTGGTTCATTTCCATATTTAGAAAACAGCAAAAGTGATTATCGAGGCCATGTGTATCGCATTAACACAGGCTTAGACTGGTTTCCAAACAAGAACAATGAAATATCTTGGTCTGCACAATATTCAGACAACACGCACAGCTCTGACATTAAAGGATATATTACAGATGTTAATACGACCCAACAACAAGATTTATTGAACAAGCATATTCATCGTACATTTAAAGCCAATGGAAATTACAGACATAACTTTGAAAAAGAAGGTAATTTCTTTGAAATAGATGCGCAAATAACATCAAACAAAAACACTCTAACTGGGCTTTTCTTTCCAAATATAAATGCATTAGATAATATTACCAAAAACAAAATACAAACCACCGATTTCGCGTTTGATAATGTAAATCAGTTAAGTGAAATTATAAAATTAGAAACTGGATATCTATGGCATACTCGAAAGTTGGATAACCGAAGACAATTAATAGAAACGACAACATCTGAAGAAAACTACAACTATAAATATACAACACACGCATTATATGCTTTAACGCATTTTAAGCTGAAACAATTTGAAATCCAAACCGGTTTACGCTTAGAGTTTTTTAATAGGAATGCACAATTTAAAACTGAAAATGTCAATGTCAATTCAAATTTCACGAACCTCTTCCCTTCCATTCATTTTAAATATTCTAAAAATGATGTCCATACTTTTGGACTAGGATTTAATAGAAGAACGTCGAGACCAAGAATATATCAAATCAATCCAATATCACAGCAAAGCAATGAATTTACGTTCTCAAAAGGAAATCCAAATTTGGCTTCAGAATTCTCAAATAACATAGATCTCTCATATCTATTTAAAATGAAAGAATTTTCAGTTTCTCAAACTTTCTCTTACCAAAAAAAAGAACAGAGTATTTATAGAAACCTAAAAATTTCGTCAGAAGGTGTACAAACATTTTCTTACGACAACTATAGTGGTAGTGATGTCTTCGGAATAGAGATTGCGCTTACATACAAGCCATTAAAATGGTTAGATAGCAGATTTAATTTCAACTGGAATTACGAAAACCTTAATGCTTCAAGTATCGATTTCTCGAGTGATTATTCACGAAATTATCAATTTACTTTTAAAAATGATTTTAGCTTAAATGAGAAACTAAACACAAATATTTCTTGGAGATATCAAGGTTCAAGCAATGGCCTTTATCAAAAGAGAAGCGAGTTACAAAACCTAGATTTTGGATTAAGGCATGCGTTATTTAATAATGATGGCAACCTAAGTCTTAGAGTTACAGATATTTTTAACACAAGAGAATATCGAGGACGAGAATTTGGTGAAGACTTCGAGCGCTTTTTTAGTTCAAAACCTAGTTCTAGAGCAATTCATTTAGCCTTTTCGTATCGTTTTAGTAAAGGCAATATTGAAAAACGTAATAAAAAAGAACGAGCATACGAATAG
- a CDS encoding S8/S53 family peptidase, translating into MRLIILTLVLLTSVCISNAQASILNISPEIKLPKDSLQSKYLISSLNKFLIAAQADAQQNKWVYQAQFLETTPLLDELESIDKKDSTAYKPFLLDVSLIGKKQYAIQISYLRIKKETPIIRANIELIAHKIEDKYVFSSPLVYHTKNWKSSTIKNYTIHYQDTVNLRKAVEFQKLTAFYDQKLNIEPKEIHIYLFEDDLVTQKYFGLPYKLDYNGRGTTISWSVELEKQGIHVLNSSNFTEFDPHDLWHNRLRHVISRRKVNHAVDEGIATLYGGSWGLDWQDLFTEFQKQIQFNKHTDWLDLRTQKTNFITDGHKNPTDFMVNALFVKKIENEKGFSAVWELLNAKEEDNYFKTLKKLTGITKNNYNKEVWNLVKKEMKILNGTN; encoded by the coding sequence ATGAGATTAATAATTCTAACACTAGTATTGCTTACATCTGTATGCATTTCAAATGCACAAGCTTCAATTTTAAATATCAGTCCAGAAATCAAGCTTCCAAAAGACAGTTTACAAAGCAAATATTTAATTTCATCTTTAAATAAATTCCTAATTGCTGCACAAGCTGATGCTCAACAAAACAAATGGGTATATCAAGCTCAATTTCTAGAAACAACACCACTATTAGACGAACTAGAAAGTATTGATAAAAAAGATTCAACTGCTTACAAACCCTTTCTATTAGATGTAAGTTTAATAGGAAAAAAACAATACGCTATTCAAATTTCATATTTGAGAATAAAGAAAGAAACACCAATAATTAGAGCAAATATTGAATTGATAGCACACAAAATTGAAGACAAATACGTGTTCTCATCACCATTAGTTTACCATACAAAAAATTGGAAATCATCAACAATTAAAAACTACACCATTCATTATCAAGACACTGTAAATCTGAGAAAAGCAGTAGAATTCCAAAAATTAACGGCTTTCTATGATCAAAAACTCAATATTGAACCTAAAGAGATTCATATTTATCTTTTTGAAGATGATTTAGTTACTCAAAAATATTTTGGATTACCATACAAACTAGATTACAACGGAAGAGGCACAACCATAAGCTGGAGTGTTGAACTTGAAAAGCAAGGCATACACGTTCTCAACAGCTCTAACTTTACAGAATTTGATCCTCATGACTTATGGCATAATAGATTACGGCATGTCATATCAAGAAGAAAAGTAAATCATGCTGTAGACGAAGGAATAGCTACGCTATATGGTGGAAGTTGGGGTTTAGATTGGCAAGACTTGTTTACAGAATTTCAAAAGCAAATACAATTTAACAAACACACAGATTGGTTAGATTTAAGAACACAAAAAACAAATTTTATAACTGATGGACATAAAAACCCAACAGATTTTATGGTGAATGCCTTATTTGTAAAGAAAATTGAAAACGAAAAAGGGTTCTCAGCCGTTTGGGAATTATTAAATGCTAAAGAAGAAGACAACTACTTCAAAACATTAAAAAAACTAACTGGAATTACAAAAAACAACTACAATAAAGAAGTTTGGAATTTAGTTAAAAAAGAAATGAAAATTTTAAACGGTACAAATTGA
- the lysS gene encoding lysine--tRNA ligase — protein MQLSEQELVRREKLAKLRALDINPYPADLYPVNHTSKQVKDTFEDGKKVIIAGRLMSRRIQGNASFAELQDSTGRIQVYFNRDEICTGEDKSKYNEVYKKLLDIGDFIGIEGELFTTKVGEKTVMVKGFTLLSKALKPLPLPKTDSEGNTFDEFNDPELRYRQRYADLVVNPHVKEVFVKRTKLFNAMRSFFNDSGYFEVETPILQPIPGGAAARPFTTHHNSLDIPLYMRIANELYLKRLIVGGFDGVYEFSKNFRNEGMDRTHNPEFTAMEIYVSYKDYNWMMDFCERLLEHCAMAVNGTTEATFGEHKINFKAPYARVTMADSIKHFTGFDITGKTEDEIRQAAKNLGIEVDDTMGKGKLIDEIFGEKCEGNYIQPTFITDYPKEMSPLCKEHRENPELTERFELMVCGKEIANAYSELNDPIDQRERFEHQLKLAEKGDDEATEFIDHDFLRALEYGMPPTSGMGIGMDRLIMFLTNNQSIQEVLFFPQMRPEKKQVEMTEEEKAVFNMLKSNSPIALNDLKIQSGLSNKKWDKTIKGLTAKKVAKVLKNDDGLFVEIL, from the coding sequence ATGCAGCTTTCAGAACAAGAATTAGTAAGACGCGAAAAACTCGCAAAATTAAGAGCCTTAGATATCAACCCTTATCCTGCAGATTTATATCCTGTAAATCACACTTCAAAACAGGTTAAGGATACTTTTGAAGATGGTAAAAAGGTCATTATTGCTGGTCGATTAATGTCTCGTCGTATTCAAGGAAACGCAAGTTTTGCTGAACTACAAGATAGTACTGGAAGAATACAAGTGTATTTTAACAGAGATGAAATCTGTACTGGAGAAGATAAAAGTAAATACAACGAGGTCTATAAAAAACTACTTGATATTGGAGATTTCATTGGTATTGAAGGTGAGTTATTCACAACCAAAGTAGGCGAAAAAACTGTTATGGTTAAAGGTTTCACACTTTTAAGCAAGGCTTTAAAACCTTTACCATTACCAAAAACGGATAGCGAAGGGAATACTTTTGATGAATTTAACGATCCTGAATTACGTTACAGACAACGTTATGCCGATTTAGTAGTTAATCCACACGTAAAAGAAGTGTTTGTAAAACGCACAAAACTCTTCAATGCCATGCGTTCATTTTTTAATGATTCTGGTTATTTTGAAGTTGAAACACCAATATTACAACCTATTCCTGGTGGAGCTGCGGCAAGACCATTTACGACACATCACAACAGCCTAGACATTCCTTTGTATATGAGAATTGCAAACGAATTATACTTAAAACGGTTAATTGTAGGTGGATTTGATGGTGTTTATGAATTTTCTAAAAACTTCAGAAATGAAGGTATGGACAGAACTCATAATCCTGAGTTTACTGCAATGGAAATTTACGTATCTTACAAAGATTACAACTGGATGATGGATTTTTGTGAGCGCTTATTAGAACATTGTGCAATGGCAGTTAACGGAACAACCGAAGCGACTTTTGGAGAACACAAAATTAACTTCAAAGCGCCTTATGCTCGTGTAACAATGGCAGATTCTATTAAACATTTTACAGGCTTTGACATTACAGGCAAAACTGAAGATGAAATTCGTCAAGCGGCTAAAAATTTAGGTATTGAAGTTGACGACACAATGGGTAAAGGAAAATTAATCGATGAGATTTTCGGTGAGAAATGTGAAGGTAATTATATTCAACCAACCTTCATCACAGATTACCCAAAAGAGATGAGTCCGTTGTGTAAAGAGCATCGTGAGAATCCTGAATTGACAGAACGCTTTGAGTTGATGGTCTGCGGAAAAGAAATCGCAAATGCTTACTCTGAACTTAATGATCCCATTGATCAACGCGAACGCTTTGAACACCAACTAAAGCTTGCTGAAAAAGGGGATGATGAAGCTACCGAATTTATTGATCATGATTTCCTTCGTGCATTAGAATATGGAATGCCTCCTACTTCAGGAATGGGAATTGGTATGGATAGACTAATTATGTTCTTAACAAACAATCAATCGATTCAAGAAGTATTATTCTTTCCGCAAATGCGACCTGAAAAGAAGCAAGTTGAAATGACTGAAGAAGAAAAAGCTGTATTCAATATGCTTAAATCTAATTCGCCAATTGCTTTAAACGATTTAAAAATACAATCAGGTTTGAGTAATAAAAAATGGGATAAAACCATTAAAGGCCTAACTGCTAAAAAGGTTGCAAAAGTCCTTAAAAATGATGATGGCTTGTTTGTAGAGATTCTTTAA
- a CDS encoding fibronectin type III domain-containing protein has product MKKFSFLFVFACLILACNNDDDIVDVCKKATNIVADNITQTTATITWDDRNNAASYIIEYGVSGFAIGSGTTLIESELTVDLQNLSPETTYDVYIQVVCSTDNLSMYSDIFSFTTSITPCYTVSNVTTSMITDTNVLISWEDDTNTVDSYELEYGPSGFSVGSGVSLFATETSIEITDLDPNTAYDIYVKAICSQGNESLNSLLISFTTLAIPVIPEFRPTLSELNLFVGDLGNLEITPYGFEYELSTKLFTDYAIKQRFIVLPNGEKLTYNGDGFPLFPDNTIIVKTFYYNNNETDLSQGTNIIETRVLIKINGSWELGNYKWNDSQTEATLDTAGATVPVTWVDADGASQSINYEIPSSTDCFTCHSNNFETVPIGPKLRTLNFNVNGSNQLQTLIDNEMLEGLTDPSTVGDLPDWEDTSLGLERRARAYMDINCAHCHIEGGYCENQSSLRLSYETAFGESSISENSNSILARIQNTIPQYGMPLIGTTILHDEGVSLMIDYINSLE; this is encoded by the coding sequence ATGAAAAAATTTAGTTTCCTATTCGTTTTTGCATGTTTAATACTAGCCTGTAATAATGACGATGACATTGTAGATGTGTGCAAAAAAGCCACAAATATTGTAGCAGATAACATTACACAAACTACTGCAACAATTACTTGGGATGATCGTAATAATGCAGCATCATACATTATTGAATATGGCGTTTCAGGATTTGCAATAGGATCAGGAACAACACTCATTGAAAGTGAGCTAACAGTAGATTTACAAAACCTATCTCCAGAAACCACTTATGATGTTTACATACAAGTCGTTTGTAGTACAGATAATTTAAGTATGTATTCTGATATATTTAGTTTTACAACTTCAATTACACCTTGTTATACGGTATCTAATGTAACAACAAGTATGATTACAGACACAAATGTTCTTATTTCTTGGGAAGACGATACAAATACTGTAGATTCATACGAATTAGAATATGGTCCTTCTGGATTTAGTGTTGGTTCTGGAGTGTCACTTTTTGCTACGGAAACTTCAATTGAAATCACAGATTTAGACCCAAATACAGCATATGACATTTATGTAAAAGCCATTTGTTCTCAAGGAAATGAAAGTTTAAATTCACTATTAATAAGTTTTACAACTCTAGCTATTCCTGTAATTCCAGAATTTAGACCTACACTTTCAGAATTAAACCTGTTTGTAGGCGATCTTGGAAACTTAGAAATAACACCTTATGGTTTTGAATATGAATTAAGTACAAAACTATTCACAGATTACGCAATTAAACAACGTTTTATTGTACTGCCAAATGGAGAAAAACTAACTTATAATGGTGATGGATTTCCTTTATTTCCTGACAATACTATAATTGTTAAAACATTTTATTATAACAATAATGAAACTGATTTATCTCAAGGTACAAACATTATAGAAACAAGAGTCCTAATTAAAATAAACGGGTCTTGGGAACTTGGAAATTACAAGTGGAATGATTCTCAAACAGAAGCAACATTAGATACAGCAGGAGCTACTGTCCCTGTAACTTGGGTAGATGCTGATGGAGCATCTCAAAGTATCAATTATGAAATACCTTCAAGTACAGACTGTTTCACTTGCCATAGTAACAACTTTGAAACAGTACCTATAGGTCCAAAATTAAGAACATTAAACTTTAATGTAAATGGCTCTAACCAATTACAAACATTAATTGACAATGAAATGCTTGAAGGATTAACAGACCCTTCAACCGTTGGTGATTTACCTGATTGGGAAGATACAAGTTTAGGATTAGAAAGACGAGCTCGAGCTTATATGGATATTAACTGTGCACATTGCCACATTGAAGGTGGATATTGTGAAAACCAATCTAGTTTGAGACTATCGTATGAAACGGCCTTTGGTGAATCTAGTATTTCAGAAAATAGCAATAGCATCTTAGCTAGAATTCAAAATACAATTCCTCAATATGGAATGCCACTAATTGGAACAACTATACTTCATGATGAAGGCGTATCTTTAATGATTGATTATATCAATTCATTAGAATAA